In the genome of Rhodoplanes sp. Z2-YC6860, one region contains:
- a CDS encoding sulfite reductase subunit alpha: protein MNAPIRPPLSSIVPQSAPFSAEQRGWLGDFFAGLLDADSVAASPQSASTSMPGEKMGDAENDGAPWHDLTMPLAERMKLAEGKALNRRMMAAMGQQDCGQCGYDCARYADAIFSKNEERLNLCVPGGKETTRMLKSLYAEIGSAPVSEAKSEIKIEAPLAVRPERTPGSRDNPAMATFVSRTRLNKKGSAKETWHVEFDLSESNLDYTVGDAFGLFPTNDPGLVEAVLQALDAPADFPIGGRTLREVLTDGVSLSPAPDMLFQLFSYITGGDRRKKAQALAAGEDPDGDAATLDVLAAIEKFRGVRPDPEALVEALDPLQPRLYSISSSPKAIKGRVSLTVDAVRYDVNKRTRLGVASTFLAGRINPGGKLRVYVQKAHAFSLPADPKAPIIMIGPGTGVAPFRAFLQERMATKAPGKNWLFFGHQKRDFDFFYEDELNGMKAAGVLTRLSLAWSRDGDEKFYVQDRMLQAGREVWTWIADGAHIYVCGDAQRMAKDVERALIDIVATHGARTTNEAVHFIAELKKAGRYQADVY from the coding sequence ATGAACGCCCCGATCCGTCCGCCGCTGTCGTCGATCGTGCCGCAAAGCGCGCCGTTCAGCGCCGAGCAGCGCGGTTGGCTGGGCGACTTCTTCGCGGGCCTTCTGGACGCGGACTCGGTGGCTGCGTCGCCGCAGAGCGCTTCGACGTCGATGCCTGGCGAAAAAATGGGCGACGCGGAGAACGACGGCGCGCCGTGGCACGACCTCACCATGCCGCTTGCCGAGCGCATGAAGCTTGCCGAGGGCAAGGCGCTCAACCGCCGGATGATGGCTGCCATGGGTCAGCAGGACTGCGGCCAATGCGGTTATGACTGCGCACGATATGCCGACGCGATCTTCAGCAAGAACGAAGAACGCCTGAACCTCTGCGTGCCGGGTGGTAAGGAAACCACCCGGATGCTGAAGTCGCTCTATGCTGAGATCGGTTCGGCTCCGGTCTCAGAAGCCAAGTCTGAGATCAAGATTGAAGCGCCGCTGGCGGTGAGGCCCGAACGCACTCCGGGTTCCCGCGACAACCCGGCGATGGCCACCTTCGTCTCGCGCACGCGTCTCAACAAGAAAGGCTCGGCGAAAGAGACCTGGCATGTCGAGTTCGATCTCTCCGAAAGCAATCTCGATTACACGGTCGGCGATGCCTTCGGCCTGTTTCCCACCAACGATCCCGGGCTGGTCGAGGCCGTGCTCCAGGCACTCGACGCGCCGGCGGATTTCCCGATCGGCGGGCGCACGCTGCGCGAGGTGCTGACCGACGGCGTGTCGCTGTCGCCGGCCCCCGACATGCTGTTCCAGCTGTTCTCCTACATCACCGGCGGCGACCGCCGGAAGAAGGCCCAGGCGCTGGCCGCGGGCGAAGACCCCGATGGCGACGCGGCGACCCTCGACGTGCTCGCCGCGATCGAGAAATTCCGCGGCGTGCGACCTGACCCCGAGGCGTTGGTTGAAGCGCTCGATCCGTTGCAGCCGCGGCTCTACTCGATCTCGTCGTCGCCCAAGGCCATCAAGGGGCGCGTCTCGCTCACCGTCGATGCGGTGCGCTACGACGTCAACAAGCGCACCCGGCTCGGCGTCGCCTCGACCTTCCTTGCCGGACGCATTAATCCTGGCGGCAAGCTCCGTGTCTATGTGCAGAAGGCGCACGCCTTCAGCCTCCCCGCCGATCCAAAGGCGCCGATCATCATGATCGGGCCCGGCACCGGCGTCGCGCCATTCCGCGCCTTCCTGCAGGAGCGGATGGCCACCAAAGCACCCGGAAAGAACTGGCTGTTCTTCGGCCATCAGAAGCGCGACTTCGATTTCTTCTATGAGGACGAGCTCAACGGCATGAAGGCCGCGGGCGTGCTCACACGGCTCTCGCTCGCCTGGTCGCGCGACGGAGACGAGAAGTTCTACGTCCAGGACCGCATGCTGCAGGCTGGCCGCGAGGTCTGGACCTGGATCGCCGACGGCGCCCACATCTATGTCTGCGGCGATGCTCAGCGCATGGCGAAGGACGTCGAGCGCGCGCTGATCGACATCGTCGCCACACACGGCGCGCGCACCACCAATGAAGCCGTTCACTTCATCGCCGAGTTGAAGAAGGCCGGGCGCTATCAGGCGGACGTCTACTGA
- a CDS encoding ABC transporter ATP-binding protein gives MPTYPYLKIDHVDKSFKRGSATTEVLKDVTLAVEKGEFVSIIGHSGCGKSTLLNLVAGLLPVSAGCVLLENKEVNEPGPDRAVVFQNHSLLPWLTVYANVKIAVDKVFSSTKSKQERHDWIMHNLDLVQMGHAKDKRPSEISGGMKQRVGIARALAMEPKVLLLDEPFGALDALTRAHLQDSVMAIHAKLGNTVLMITHDVDEAVLLSDRIVMMTNGPAAHIGEILDVPLPRPRKRLTLAGDAAYVKSRQRVLEFLYERHHYVEAA, from the coding sequence ATGCCGACCTATCCGTATCTCAAGATCGATCACGTCGACAAAAGCTTCAAGCGCGGCTCCGCCACGACCGAGGTATTGAAGGACGTCACGCTCGCCGTCGAGAAGGGCGAGTTCGTCTCGATCATCGGCCACTCCGGCTGCGGCAAGAGCACTCTGCTCAATCTGGTGGCCGGCCTCCTGCCGGTCTCGGCCGGCTGCGTGCTCCTCGAGAACAAGGAGGTCAACGAGCCTGGCCCGGATCGCGCCGTGGTGTTCCAGAACCACTCGCTGCTGCCGTGGCTCACGGTCTACGCCAACGTCAAGATTGCGGTCGACAAGGTGTTCTCTTCGACCAAGTCGAAGCAGGAGCGCCACGACTGGATCATGCACAATCTCGATCTCGTGCAGATGGGCCACGCCAAAGACAAGCGGCCGTCGGAAATTTCCGGCGGCATGAAGCAGCGCGTTGGCATCGCCCGCGCGCTGGCGATGGAGCCGAAGGTGCTCCTCCTCGACGAGCCGTTCGGCGCGCTCGATGCGCTCACGCGGGCGCATCTGCAGGACTCGGTGATGGCGATCCATGCCAAGCTCGGAAACACCGTGCTGATGATCACCCATGACGTCGACGAAGCGGTGCTGCTCTCCGATCGCATTGTGATGATGACCAATGGTCCCGCGGCGCATATCGGCGAGATCCTCGACGTGCCGCTCCCCCGGCCGCGCAAGCGTCTGACACTGGCCGGCGACGCCGCCTACGTGAAATCCCGCCAGCGGGTGTTGGAATTTCTGTACGAGCGCCATCACTACGTCGAGGCGGCCTAA